A DNA window from Aureibaculum sp. 2308TA14-22 contains the following coding sequences:
- a CDS encoding NAD(P)/FAD-dependent oxidoreductase — protein MKNCIIIGGGIIGLSAAYYLQREGCQVTVIDQTNMDGAKGGASYVNAGYLTPSHIITLAAPGMISKGIKYMFNSTSPFYMKPRLDFDFIKWTWAFKKSATKVKVDRAMTVIRDINLMSRELYEELLSSNDLGSFQLDKRGLLMLYKDNSVGESEINIAEKAQALGLDSNILNADELQKIEPNISSDVKGAVHYLCDYHTSPVQVMKNLKTHLKNSGVVFKKKETVIDFSLKSNKISKVKTDKGSYKADEIILASGSWSGKLAKKLKLNLPMEGGKGYRIDVEEETGIQYPAILMEKKVAITPMVGFTRFAGTMELSGINHNINKARVHTIASGAKQYYKNLKIPAHNIESAKCGLRPVSPDGLPYIGRANLYKNLTIAAGHAMMGWSLGPATGKLVSEIITDKKTSMDINSFNPQRKF, from the coding sequence TTGAAAAACTGTATCATTATTGGTGGTGGCATTATCGGCTTAAGTGCCGCTTATTATCTTCAAAGAGAAGGTTGCCAAGTAACCGTTATAGATCAAACCAATATGGATGGTGCAAAGGGCGGTGCGTCTTATGTTAATGCAGGATATTTAACACCTAGCCATATAATTACCTTGGCAGCACCTGGAATGATTTCAAAAGGTATTAAATACATGTTCAATAGTACCAGTCCTTTTTATATGAAACCGCGGTTGGATTTTGATTTTATAAAATGGACATGGGCATTCAAAAAATCGGCCACTAAAGTCAAGGTCGATCGTGCCATGACAGTAATACGGGACATCAATCTAATGAGCAGAGAGTTGTACGAAGAGCTTTTAAGTTCAAATGATTTAGGTAGTTTTCAACTCGACAAGAGAGGATTATTAATGCTATATAAAGACAATAGTGTGGGGGAATCCGAAATAAATATCGCGGAAAAAGCTCAGGCTTTAGGGTTAGATTCCAATATTTTGAATGCTGATGAACTGCAAAAAATAGAACCTAACATAAGCTCAGATGTAAAAGGAGCGGTACATTACCTATGCGATTATCATACGAGTCCAGTTCAGGTAATGAAAAACCTAAAAACTCATTTAAAAAATAGTGGTGTAGTATTTAAAAAGAAAGAAACCGTAATTGACTTTTCTTTAAAAAGCAATAAAATTAGTAAGGTAAAAACCGATAAAGGAAGCTATAAAGCAGATGAAATTATTTTGGCATCTGGCTCTTGGAGTGGTAAATTGGCTAAAAAATTAAAATTAAATTTACCAATGGAAGGAGGCAAAGGTTACCGTATTGATGTAGAAGAAGAAACAGGAATTCAATATCCTGCCATTCTAATGGAGAAGAAAGTGGCCATTACGCCCATGGTAGGCTTTACCCGATTTGCAGGTACTATGGAACTGTCGGGAATCAATCACAATATAAACAAAGCACGCGTCCATACAATTGCAAGCGGAGCGAAACAATATTATAAAAACCTAAAAATTCCCGCACATAATATAGAAAGTGCAAAGTGTGGTTTACGTCCTGTTTCTCCAGATGGTTTACCTTATATAGGTAGAGCAAATTTGTATAAAAATTTGACCATTGCCGCTGGTCATGCTATGATGGGGTGGAGCTTGGGCCCTGCAACAGGTAAATTGGTTTCAGAAATTATTACCGATAAAAAAACTTCTATGGATATTAATTCTTTTAATCCTCAAAGGAAATTCTAA
- a CDS encoding 4-hydroxyproline epimerase: MSKHIFKCIDAHTCGNPVRVIAEGGPDLIGTNMSEKRQHFLKEYDWIRRGLMFEPRGHDMMSGSILFLPHNPENDFAILFIETSGCLPMCGHGTIGTITIAIEEKLVTPKVPGKIKMETPAGLVEIEYQQTGNKVDWVKLTNVKSYLAAQDLTIDCPELGEIIFDVSYGGNYYAIVDLQKNFSGVHDFTASKIIQYSQVVRNRINEKYPNMFIHPENNTIRDVTHMLWTGNPIDSTSSGRNAVFYGDKAIDRSPCGTGTSARLAQLHAKEKLQVGEPFIHESFIGSKFIGRVEKETILANGIKAIVPSIQGWAKVYGHNTISIDDDDPYAYGFQVI; the protein is encoded by the coding sequence ATGAGTAAGCATATTTTTAAGTGCATTGACGCTCATACTTGCGGTAATCCGGTTCGTGTCATTGCGGAAGGTGGTCCAGATCTCATTGGTACGAATATGAGTGAAAAACGCCAACATTTCCTTAAAGAATATGATTGGATTAGACGTGGATTAATGTTCGAACCTCGCGGTCATGACATGATGAGCGGGAGTATTTTGTTTCTACCACATAATCCAGAAAACGATTTTGCTATTCTGTTTATTGAAACTTCCGGTTGTTTGCCCATGTGTGGTCATGGAACAATTGGTACTATTACCATAGCTATTGAAGAGAAATTGGTGACTCCAAAAGTTCCGGGAAAGATAAAAATGGAAACTCCAGCAGGTTTGGTTGAAATTGAATATCAGCAAACAGGAAACAAAGTAGATTGGGTAAAATTAACCAATGTGAAAAGTTATTTAGCAGCTCAAGATCTAACAATAGATTGTCCAGAATTAGGTGAAATTATTTTTGATGTTTCTTATGGCGGAAATTATTATGCTATTGTAGATCTACAGAAAAACTTTTCTGGAGTTCATGATTTTACAGCTTCAAAAATTATTCAATATTCTCAAGTAGTTCGAAATAGAATTAATGAGAAATACCCAAATATGTTCATTCATCCAGAAAACAACACCATTAGGGATGTAACACATATGTTATGGACAGGAAACCCTATAGATTCAACTTCTTCTGGTAGAAACGCTGTGTTTTATGGCGATAAAGCCATAGATAGAAGTCCTTGCGGAACAGGAACTTCTGCTCGATTAGCACAATTGCATGCAAAAGAAAAGCTACAAGTTGGAGAACCATTTATTCACGAAAGTTTTATTGGTAGTAAATTTATCGGTCGTGTTGAAAAAGAAACTATTTTAGCTAATGGAATCAAAGCGATAGTGCCTAGCATACAAGGATGGGCAAAAGTGTACGGACATAATACTATTTCAATTGATGACGATGATCCTTATGCTTATGGGTTTCAGGTTATATAA
- a CDS encoding DUF885 domain-containing protein: MTKLISLSLFFSLLFIGCKEDNSTINNASVQLDQIITAYQEYKGYDDNEFPLGLFTKEHYQAEANFAKEKLKVLNKIKSENLSETKKISLSLLKFQLQETIDFNAFEHYLNPLLSDAGFHVSLPYMVRPLNTYDDAKNYLKKLNALPVFVDQHLDLLQLGIEKGITQPKVIFKGYESSYDTHITDSFEDNFFYSPFKNLPSMLSNPQRDSVLNAAKKVVETKVIPQFKRIKAFFENEYFPKARKSIGVSEILNGKEFYQNRINYYTTSMQYTADDIHQIGLKEVARIKAEMEKIIADLDFKGSFSDFFNFLRTDEQFYAKTPKELLMIARDMAKRADAQLPKFFKTLPRKPYGVAPVPDAIAPKYTGGRYIGTSKNSTEPGYYWVNTYDLKSRTLYTLPSLTVHEAVPGHHLQGSLNNELGDSIPQFRKNLYLSAYGEGWGLYSEFLADEMGMYTTPYEKFGQLTYEMWRACRLVVDTGIHAKGWSREQVVDFMSSNTALSLHEINTETDRYISWPGQALSYKIGELKIRELRNKVEKELGNKFDIREFHEIILEQGTVTLPILEDRINAYIKRKKNE, from the coding sequence ATGACAAAACTTATAAGTTTATCGCTTTTTTTCTCTTTACTTTTTATTGGTTGTAAAGAAGATAATTCCACTATAAATAATGCATCAGTTCAACTTGACCAAATTATTACTGCATATCAGGAATATAAAGGGTATGATGATAATGAATTTCCACTGGGGCTATTTACAAAGGAACACTATCAAGCTGAAGCTAATTTTGCTAAAGAAAAATTAAAAGTATTAAATAAAATTAAGAGTGAAAATTTATCGGAAACTAAAAAAATATCTTTAAGCCTTTTAAAATTTCAGTTGCAAGAAACTATTGATTTCAATGCTTTTGAGCATTATCTAAATCCATTACTTTCCGATGCTGGGTTTCACGTAAGTTTACCGTATATGGTGCGTCCGTTGAATACCTATGATGATGCAAAGAACTATTTGAAAAAACTCAATGCTCTGCCTGTTTTTGTAGATCAACACCTAGATTTGTTGCAATTAGGTATAGAAAAAGGAATTACACAGCCCAAAGTTATTTTTAAAGGTTATGAATCATCTTACGATACTCATATTACAGATAGTTTTGAAGACAACTTTTTTTATTCGCCTTTTAAGAATTTGCCATCTATGTTGAGTAATCCTCAAAGGGATTCTGTTTTAAACGCTGCAAAAAAAGTGGTAGAAACCAAAGTAATTCCTCAGTTTAAAAGGATAAAAGCCTTTTTTGAAAACGAGTATTTTCCCAAAGCAAGGAAAAGTATCGGTGTATCCGAAATACTTAACGGTAAAGAATTTTATCAAAACAGGATAAATTATTACACCACAAGTATGCAATATACGGCTGATGATATACATCAAATAGGATTGAAAGAAGTAGCCAGAATTAAGGCTGAAATGGAAAAAATTATAGCCGACCTAGACTTTAAAGGTAGCTTTTCCGACTTCTTTAATTTTTTAAGAACAGACGAGCAATTTTACGCAAAAACACCAAAAGAACTGCTAATGATTGCCAGAGATATGGCGAAAAGAGCAGATGCTCAATTGCCGAAATTCTTTAAAACATTACCCAGGAAACCTTATGGTGTTGCACCTGTTCCAGATGCCATTGCCCCCAAATATACTGGCGGAAGATATATAGGTACTTCAAAAAATAGTACAGAACCCGGTTATTATTGGGTAAACACTTACGATTTAAAAAGCAGAACACTTTATACGTTACCTTCATTAACCGTTCATGAAGCTGTTCCTGGGCACCATCTACAAGGGAGTTTGAATAATGAGTTGGGAGATAGTATTCCTCAATTTAGAAAAAATTTATATTTATCAGCCTACGGAGAAGGTTGGGGATTATATTCTGAATTTTTAGCAGATGAAATGGGTATGTACACCACGCCTTATGAAAAATTTGGTCAACTTACTTACGAAATGTGGCGTGCTTGCCGATTGGTTGTTGATACTGGAATACACGCTAAAGGATGGTCTCGTGAGCAAGTGGTTGATTTTATGTCTTCAAATACAGCCTTGTCGCTGCACGAAATCAATACAGAAACAGACAGGTATATCTCATGGCCAGGTCAGGCATTATCCTATAAAATAGGTGAATTAAAAATTAGAGAACTGCGTAATAAAGTAGAAAAAGAGTTGGGCAACAAGTTTGATATTCGCGAATTTCATGAAATAATTTTAGAGCAAGGCACGGTAACCTTGCCTATTTTAGAAGATAGAATTAACGCGTATATAAAGCGTAAGAAAAATGAGTAA
- a CDS encoding aldehyde dehydrogenase (NADP(+)), with translation MITGKNYIGNTLSAKGSKTYKTINPLLNTENDSVFTEATSEEIDAAVDLATKAFGTFRSVSGAKKVAFLNAIADEILALDNELIQTYCSETGLPEGRAKGERGRTVGQLRSFAELVKEGSWVEATIDTAKPNREPMPKSDIRKMMVPLGPVVVFGASNFPLAYSTAGGDTAAALAAGCPVIVKSHPMHAGTGELVASAILNAVEKTGMPNGVFSNLNSSGIEVGVQLVKHPGVKAVGFTGSIKGGRALFDIASQRDEPIPVFAEMGSVNPVVMLPKALKNRAEALAKTYASSVTLGTGQFCTNPGLIFGIKSQELTDFTNQLSQEIVKIEPSVMLHPNIVGAYEKNKERALAQSGLKVTADFDSDIKPNYARQAITTVEGKTFLENTTLHQEVFGPFSMVVQCEDAEQLETIISKLEGQLTGTVISDNDEINNYAGVVDALQNRVGRIIFNGVPTGVEVCPSMNHGGPYPASTDSRFTAVGIHSIKRWIRPFSYQDWPQELLPDELKDDNPLNITRLVNGKLEV, from the coding sequence ATGATTACTGGAAAAAACTACATAGGCAACACATTGTCAGCCAAAGGGTCAAAAACGTATAAAACGATTAATCCATTATTGAATACCGAAAATGATTCCGTTTTTACAGAAGCAACATCAGAAGAAATTGATGCAGCAGTTGATTTGGCTACAAAAGCTTTTGGAACTTTCAGAAGTGTATCTGGAGCTAAAAAAGTAGCATTTTTAAATGCCATTGCCGATGAAATTTTAGCGTTAGACAATGAATTGATTCAAACCTATTGTTCTGAAACAGGTTTACCTGAGGGGCGTGCCAAAGGAGAACGGGGCAGAACTGTTGGACAATTACGTTCATTTGCTGAGTTGGTAAAAGAAGGTTCGTGGGTAGAAGCAACTATCGATACTGCTAAACCTAATAGAGAACCAATGCCAAAATCAGATATTAGAAAAATGATGGTTCCGCTTGGGCCTGTAGTGGTTTTTGGAGCGAGTAATTTTCCATTAGCTTATTCTACAGCTGGTGGTGATACGGCAGCAGCTTTGGCCGCTGGTTGTCCTGTTATTGTGAAATCGCACCCAATGCATGCAGGCACGGGTGAGTTGGTGGCTTCGGCAATACTAAATGCAGTTGAAAAAACAGGTATGCCTAATGGTGTGTTTTCAAATTTGAATAGTAGTGGTATTGAAGTAGGTGTGCAGTTGGTAAAACATCCTGGCGTAAAAGCAGTAGGTTTTACAGGAAGTATTAAAGGTGGACGAGCCTTGTTTGATATTGCATCGCAACGTGATGAACCTATTCCTGTTTTTGCCGAAATGGGCAGTGTAAATCCAGTAGTGATGTTACCAAAAGCGTTAAAAAATAGAGCAGAAGCCTTAGCAAAAACCTATGCAAGTTCTGTTACATTGGGTACAGGTCAGTTTTGTACCAATCCAGGATTAATATTTGGAATTAAGAGTCAAGAGCTAACTGACTTTACTAATCAATTATCGCAAGAAATCGTAAAAATTGAACCTTCTGTAATGTTACACCCTAATATTGTTGGTGCTTATGAAAAAAATAAAGAAAGAGCGTTAGCACAATCTGGTCTAAAAGTAACGGCAGATTTTGATTCCGACATAAAACCAAATTATGCAAGACAAGCCATAACTACTGTTGAAGGCAAAACCTTTTTAGAAAACACAACATTGCATCAAGAGGTGTTTGGGCCATTTTCAATGGTAGTGCAATGTGAAGATGCTGAACAATTAGAAACTATAATTTCAAAATTAGAAGGGCAACTGACCGGAACTGTAATTTCTGACAACGATGAGATTAATAATTACGCTGGAGTAGTAGATGCTCTACAAAATAGAGTTGGTAGGATTATCTTTAACGGTGTACCAACTGGTGTTGAGGTTTGTCCGTCAATGAACCACGGAGGGCCATATCCAGCATCAACTGATAGTAGATTTACGGCAGTAGGAATTCATTCGATTAAAAGATGGATAAGGCCTTTTAGTTATCAAGATTGGCCGCAAGAATTATTGCCTGATGAGTTAAAAGATGATAACCCGCTGAATATAACAAGACTTGTTAACGGTAAATTAGAGGTCTAA
- a CDS encoding dihydrodipicolinate synthase family protein, translating into MNITWKGVMPAVTTQFNSNDELDLEMFKVNIQAQLDAGVHGIVLGGTLGEASTLSEEEGRILTKETVTYVNGRVPVLMNIAEQTTKGAIALAKNAEEDGASGLMMLPPMRYKASDAEIVHYFKTVADSTSLPIMIYNNPIDYKLLVTLDMFQELLDVCPNIQAVKESTRDTTNITRIKNRFGNRLAIMTGVDTLALESLVLGADGWVAGLVDAFPAETVAIYELVKAGRVQEAITIYRWFMPLLELDIHPKLVQYIKMASVHTGIGNEYVRAPRLILKGEERKRIEKVITDALAVRPTLPEYKNLSVLA; encoded by the coding sequence ATGAATATAACATGGAAAGGTGTAATGCCAGCAGTAACAACACAATTTAACTCAAATGATGAGTTAGATTTAGAAATGTTTAAAGTGAATATTCAAGCACAGTTAGATGCTGGAGTACATGGTATTGTTCTTGGGGGAACACTAGGAGAAGCAAGCACACTATCTGAAGAAGAAGGAAGAATTTTGACCAAAGAAACTGTTACGTATGTTAATGGTAGGGTGCCCGTTTTAATGAATATTGCGGAACAAACTACCAAAGGGGCAATTGCTTTAGCTAAAAATGCTGAAGAAGATGGAGCAAGTGGTTTGATGATGTTACCACCTATGCGATATAAAGCAAGTGATGCAGAAATTGTGCACTATTTTAAAACAGTTGCAGATAGTACATCACTGCCAATTATGATTTATAATAATCCAATAGACTACAAGCTATTGGTAACTTTAGATATGTTTCAAGAACTTTTGGATGTTTGCCCAAATATACAAGCAGTAAAAGAATCTACAAGAGACACAACAAATATTACGAGAATTAAAAATAGATTTGGTAACAGATTAGCAATTATGACTGGTGTTGATACCTTGGCTTTAGAGAGTTTAGTTTTAGGTGCCGATGGTTGGGTTGCAGGTTTAGTAGATGCTTTTCCAGCAGAAACAGTTGCAATTTATGAACTAGTAAAAGCAGGAAGAGTACAAGAGGCAATTACTATTTATAGATGGTTTATGCCTTTATTAGAATTAGATATTCATCCTAAATTAGTACAATACATCAAGATGGCATCAGTACATACTGGTATTGGAAACGAGTATGTAAGGGCTCCAAGATTAATTTTAAAGGGTGAAGAGCGTAAAAGAATAGAAAAAGTTATTACTGATGCGTTAGCTGTAAGACCAACTTTACCTGAATATAAAAATTTATCAGTTCTAGCATAA
- a CDS encoding AraC family transcriptional regulator, with protein MKVLPFKIPKPEYDALVYQEDIGNSFYDKLHQHEEIQISLIFEGEGTLIVGDTINYYKPNTILVIGGNLPHIFKSDTNTNNKSVMLSLFFTKSSFGNHFFELEEMRALQPFFKRATHGFKMITQQKKAKKLFLKLKKANKLNRFLILIELLKIAATCRYKSLSSFIYEKQFSDNEGNRMRNVFGFTMSNYRREIYLEDVAEIANMTKNAFCKYFKKRTNKTYFQFLSELRIEHASKLLLSENNYSISEIAFESGYKNISNFNRQFKTVKKCSPSNYKRKTNL; from the coding sequence ATGAAAGTACTTCCATTTAAAATTCCAAAACCAGAATATGATGCCCTGGTTTATCAAGAGGATATAGGTAATTCCTTTTATGATAAATTACATCAACACGAAGAAATTCAAATTAGCCTTATTTTTGAAGGAGAAGGTACCTTAATTGTTGGAGATACCATTAATTATTATAAACCAAATACTATTTTAGTTATTGGCGGAAACTTACCTCATATTTTTAAAAGTGATACAAATACCAATAACAAGTCGGTAATGTTGAGTCTTTTCTTCACTAAAAGCTCATTTGGAAATCATTTTTTTGAATTGGAAGAAATGCGAGCTTTACAGCCTTTTTTTAAGAGAGCAACACATGGCTTTAAAATGATAACACAACAAAAAAAGGCAAAAAAATTATTTTTAAAGTTAAAGAAGGCCAACAAGCTAAATAGATTTTTGATTTTAATTGAGTTATTAAAAATAGCAGCTACTTGCCGATACAAAAGTCTGTCATCTTTTATTTACGAAAAACAATTTTCTGATAATGAAGGAAATAGAATGCGAAATGTTTTTGGCTTTACTATGAGTAATTATAGAAGAGAAATTTACCTTGAAGACGTTGCCGAAATTGCCAATATGACCAAAAATGCTTTTTGCAAATATTTTAAAAAGCGGACTAATAAAACCTATTTTCAATTTTTATCCGAATTGAGAATAGAACACGCCAGTAAACTATTATTGTCAGAAAACAATTACAGCATTTCCGAAATTGCTTTTGAATCTGGGTATAAAAATATCTCAAATTTTAATCGGCAATTTAAAACAGTGAAAAAGTGTAGCCCGTCAAACTATAAAAGGAAAACTAACCTTTAA
- a CDS encoding BlaI/MecI/CopY family transcriptional regulator has protein sequence MSLSKTEEQLMQYLWKLEKAFMKDLLEIYPEPKPATTTIATLLKRMIGKGFVAYKLYGNAREYYPIVKKKDYFSKHVNGLIKTFFNDSASQFASFFTEETNLTKEELEDLKKLIDKQIKEK, from the coding sequence ATGTCCCTGTCAAAAACCGAAGAACAATTAATGCAATATTTATGGAAGCTTGAAAAAGCTTTTATGAAAGACTTGTTGGAGATTTATCCCGAGCCAAAACCTGCGACCACAACAATTGCCACTTTGCTAAAGCGAATGATAGGCAAAGGTTTTGTGGCGTATAAATTGTATGGAAATGCAAGAGAATATTACCCTATAGTAAAGAAGAAAGACTACTTCTCTAAACACGTAAACGGATTAATTAAAACCTTTTTTAATGATTCCGCCTCTCAGTTTGCTTCATTTTTTACTGAAGAAACCAATCTGACTAAAGAAGAATTAGAAGATTTGAAAAAACTAATTGACAAACAAATTAAAGAAAAATAA
- a CDS encoding M56 family metallopeptidase, whose translation MAAYLLKSGIILTIFYLFYKLLLEKEPIHIFKRIYLLCGLLLAFTIPLITFTTVVEVESIEFIPYMVSEIPIDQQTTTELATINYWPIILWTVYGFGVVLFGLKFLINLLQIGLKVRRNTKQKVNQFTHVLLQNLTTPHTFFSYIFLNKHRYIQHQIPQEVFWHEETHAKQKHSLDVILIELLQVVFWFNPLLYFIKKDVKLNHEFLADRAVLNKGVPLTAYQEILLTFSTSPTEPALANALNYSSIKKRFTIMKTRTSKKAVWIKSLILLPLVAVLIYSFSEQKIVEVEKRKETAAQSINTNLTINNIEILINKNGNYLVNNIQTSIENLKKRFNEINPDITIRDKENITANIHTDINTKMASITDLKIILRDYGIKKVNINGAQNVIKQNRLYPKPTYKGKPTQDTYYAGARLLSYSKGIQYKDTIIGEGLLMEKLYEELSEKEKKMFPMLSYIPEPKRKKAPTQKDINEYKKSNLYAIWIDNKSVPNSELDKYQLSEIAYVSGPMTITKTGRSKKYPQPFWCTFYTHKYFDQKELGKQIMTYGGERIINYRSIEKINKKFNKLSSDGFQQKEANPQELEEYNKLAKKYNAQPEDKRVVQLKDLNRLESIFNKMTVQQKGNAEPFPNCPPPPIKNQDKATKEQVAEYNKLAKHYNSMSKNNMVVKVTDVNRLSYIYNLMTKKQKQNAEPFPNFPPPPPPVKIGEKVSEGYELPPPPPPAPSQKTIEKGSKKLQKAFKNFSKETELYAKAVRKYRTDKKGLDNIENQYKNVMELHKAYSTLAEKEGVLPTPPPPPPIPEDTTDHMIQMAKKGALFYYEGKKITSDKAIEITKKNKSINIQVLGHGSSKPIVKLSKKPITVEE comes from the coding sequence ATGGCAGCATATCTATTAAAATCAGGGATTATTTTGACAATATTTTATTTGTTTTACAAACTACTATTGGAAAAAGAACCCATCCATATTTTTAAACGAATTTATTTATTGTGCGGTTTGCTATTAGCTTTCACAATTCCATTAATCACTTTTACCACAGTTGTAGAAGTTGAGTCTATTGAATTTATTCCCTATATGGTATCTGAAATTCCTATTGACCAACAAACAACAACTGAATTAGCGACAATAAATTATTGGCCCATCATATTATGGACGGTTTATGGATTTGGAGTAGTACTATTTGGGTTGAAATTCTTAATTAACCTTTTGCAAATTGGTTTAAAAGTTAGAAGAAATACTAAACAAAAAGTAAACCAATTTACTCATGTTTTATTACAAAACCTGACGACCCCACACACCTTTTTTAGCTATATATTTTTAAACAAACATAGGTATATACAACATCAAATTCCACAAGAAGTGTTTTGGCATGAAGAAACCCATGCCAAACAAAAACACAGCTTAGATGTGATTTTAATTGAGTTGCTACAAGTGGTATTTTGGTTTAACCCACTGCTCTACTTTATAAAGAAAGATGTAAAACTGAATCACGAATTTTTAGCAGATAGAGCTGTGTTAAACAAAGGTGTTCCGCTTACAGCTTATCAAGAAATACTATTGACTTTTTCAACGAGTCCAACCGAACCTGCATTAGCCAATGCATTAAATTATTCATCCATTAAAAAAAGATTTACCATTATGAAAACAAGAACATCAAAAAAAGCAGTTTGGATTAAAAGTTTGATTCTGTTGCCGTTGGTTGCGGTGTTGATATATAGTTTTAGCGAGCAAAAGATTGTTGAAGTAGAAAAACGTAAAGAGACAGCAGCTCAATCGATTAATACAAATTTAACAATAAATAATATTGAGATATTAATTAATAAAAATGGCAATTATTTAGTAAATAATATTCAGACAAGTATAGAAAACTTAAAGAAAAGGTTCAATGAAATAAATCCTGATATTACAATTCGGGACAAAGAAAATATTACTGCGAACATCCATACTGATATAAACACAAAAATGGCTTCCATTACAGATTTAAAAATCATTTTGAGGGACTATGGAATCAAGAAAGTGAATATCAACGGGGCACAAAATGTTATAAAACAAAATAGGTTATATCCGAAACCTACCTATAAAGGCAAACCTACTCAAGACACCTACTATGCTGGAGCGAGACTTCTTTCTTACAGTAAAGGAATTCAATATAAAGACACTATAATTGGAGAAGGGCTTTTAATGGAGAAACTTTATGAGGAATTATCAGAAAAGGAGAAAAAAATGTTTCCAATGCTATCATATATACCAGAACCCAAACGAAAAAAAGCACCAACACAGAAAGATATTAATGAATATAAAAAATCCAATTTATATGCTATCTGGATTGACAACAAGAGCGTACCAAATTCCGAATTAGACAAATACCAATTAAGCGAGATAGCATATGTATCTGGCCCAATGACAATTACAAAAACGGGTAGGTCTAAAAAATATCCTCAACCTTTTTGGTGTACTTTTTATACACACAAATATTTTGACCAGAAAGAACTTGGAAAACAAATAATGACTTATGGTGGTGAAAGAATAATAAATTACAGATCAATTGAAAAAATAAATAAAAAGTTTAATAAGTTAAGCTCAGATGGCTTTCAACAGAAAGAAGCCAATCCACAAGAACTAGAAGAATACAACAAATTGGCAAAAAAATACAATGCACAACCCGAGGACAAACGTGTAGTTCAATTAAAAGACTTAAACCGTTTGGAGTCTATTTTTAATAAAATGACGGTACAACAAAAAGGAAATGCTGAGCCTTTTCCGAATTGTCCGCCGCCGCCAATAAAAAACCAAGACAAAGCTACAAAAGAGCAAGTTGCTGAATATAATAAGTTAGCAAAACACTATAATAGTATGTCAAAAAACAATATGGTTGTTAAAGTAACTGACGTAAATCGTCTAAGTTATATTTATAACCTAATGACTAAAAAGCAAAAACAGAATGCCGAGCCATTTCCTAATTTTCCGCCTCCGCCTCCACCAGTAAAGATTGGAGAAAAGGTTTCCGAAGGATATGAGTTACCACCACCTCCGCCACCAGCCCCTAGCCAGAAAACGATAGAAAAAGGTTCAAAAAAATTGCAAAAAGCTTTTAAAAACTTTTCTAAAGAAACTGAACTATATGCTAAAGCTGTGAGAAAATATAGAACTGACAAAAAAGGGTTGGACAACATAGAAAATCAATACAAAAATGTAATGGAACTTCATAAAGCGTATTCAACATTAGCAGAAAAAGAAGGGGTTTTACCAACTCCTCCACCGCCACCTCCTATTCCTGAAGACACAACAGATCATATGATTCAGATGGCAAAAAAAGGAGCATTATTTTATTATGAGGGTAAAAAAATAACATCAGATAAGGCGATTGAAATTACTAAGAAAAACAAGAGCATTAATATTCAAGTGTTAGGGCATGGTTCTAGTAAGCCTATAGTGAAACTCTCTAAGAAGCCTATTACGGTTGAAGAATAA